From Desulfovibrio inopinatus DSM 10711, the proteins below share one genomic window:
- a CDS encoding ISL3 family transposase → MRGYSNKDIAQENHIGVASVERFYHQMICHKANHRKSKNCPRILGIDEHRFTRKKKFLTTFCDLEKNSVFDLAEGKSAADLKDFLSKLKGREKVEVVCIDMNSAYRSMVRTWFPNAQIVSDRFHVIRLVNHHFSKTCILLDEERLAHGRKGLMRLLLRRQDRLTEKQHAKLTAYLTTQPAIESLYLFCHALNDLLRTKTQNEKGCRKYVAKLIEKINQLRKSPFSPLKTLGRTLQSWQEEVARMFRYTKNNGITEGFHRKMKLIQRRAYGFRNFENYRLRVKVLCG, encoded by the coding sequence ATGAGGGGTTACAGCAATAAAGACATTGCCCAAGAGAATCATATTGGTGTTGCCAGTGTAGAGCGATTTTATCATCAAATGATTTGCCACAAGGCGAACCACCGGAAAAGCAAAAACTGTCCTCGCATTCTTGGTATCGATGAACATCGATTTACACGAAAGAAGAAATTCCTCACAACGTTTTGTGATCTTGAGAAAAATAGTGTTTTTGATCTTGCGGAGGGGAAAAGTGCTGCGGATTTAAAAGACTTTTTATCAAAACTTAAAGGAAGAGAGAAAGTCGAAGTTGTTTGTATCGATATGAACTCCGCTTATCGTAGCATGGTCCGCACCTGGTTCCCAAACGCCCAAATCGTGTCAGATCGTTTTCATGTTATTCGGCTTGTAAATCACCATTTTAGCAAGACGTGTATACTCCTTGATGAAGAACGTCTCGCACATGGCCGAAAAGGTTTGATGCGGCTTTTATTGCGAAGACAGGATCGTTTGACAGAAAAACAGCATGCAAAACTTACTGCATATCTCACAACTCAACCCGCGATTGAATCGTTATACCTGTTTTGTCATGCTCTTAATGACTTGCTCCGCACCAAAACGCAAAATGAGAAAGGATGCCGGAAGTACGTTGCAAAACTCATTGAAAAGATTAATCAACTCCGAAAATCTCCTTTTTCCCCTCTCAAAACACTTGGAAGAACTTTACAGAGCTGGCAGGAAGAGGTGGCTCGGATGTTTCGATATACTAAAAACAATGGAATAACCGAGGGCTTTCATCGAAAAATGAAGCTTATACAACGTCGAGCATACGGATTTCGGAATTTCGAAAATTATAGATTAAGGGTAAAAGTGCTGTGCGGATAG